The following are from one region of the Verrucomicrobiia bacterium genome:
- a CDS encoding G5 domain-containing protein, translating to MKASKPAAIITMVVAAGALMGVLLQGEMPAKTRAAETELIAMPGLPSDREAERYTGSFLETTTEGMLARLGVRVYPEDKVFSFPDPTMGIGSQLLVYRAQVVKITEAGTTRTVRTWAPTVEALAEEQHLELASKDKVTPARTMALVPNDEPVAISITRVAETELTLATAVPYTTQKKDDPNLDRGVTKVEQAGKNGVLKTTYLVRRETGADGKVREVSRTKLKAERTSEPVNEVIVRGTKVTRLDKGLGTFYRACGINRFTAAHKTLPKGTKVVVTNLANGKSIEVVIDDRGPFGENRVIDLSCDAFAAIASTSTGVISVVVEK from the coding sequence ATGAAAGCATCGAAACCGGCTGCAATCATTACGATGGTTGTTGCCGCTGGCGCACTTATGGGAGTTCTTCTCCAGGGTGAAATGCCAGCCAAGACACGTGCTGCTGAAACAGAGCTCATCGCTATGCCTGGCCTTCCTTCTGATAGGGAGGCGGAACGGTATACGGGGAGCTTCCTAGAGACCACTACTGAGGGAATGTTGGCACGCCTCGGTGTGCGCGTGTACCCAGAAGACAAGGTATTTTCGTTTCCCGACCCGACGATGGGGATTGGAAGCCAGCTTTTGGTATACCGAGCGCAGGTAGTGAAGATTACTGAGGCGGGAACCACACGGACAGTGCGCACCTGGGCACCTACCGTTGAGGCTTTGGCAGAGGAGCAGCATTTGGAGTTGGCCAGTAAGGACAAAGTTACGCCTGCACGTACTATGGCACTTGTCCCTAATGACGAACCTGTGGCTATCAGCATTACCCGTGTGGCGGAGACTGAGCTGACCCTTGCCACGGCAGTTCCGTACACCACTCAAAAAAAGGACGATCCCAACCTCGACCGGGGTGTCACCAAAGTGGAGCAAGCTGGTAAGAACGGTGTACTAAAAACCACCTACTTGGTGCGTCGTGAAACAGGTGCGGACGGGAAAGTGCGGGAAGTGTCGCGCACCAAGCTCAAGGCGGAACGCACCAGTGAGCCGGTGAACGAAGTTATTGTGCGGGGGACCAAAGTGACCCGCCTGGACAAGGGGTTGGGCACATTCTACCGGGCTTGTGGCATTAACCGGTTCACTGCTGCCCATAAGACGCTGCCCAAGGGTACTAAAGTAGTGGTCACCAATCTGGCGAACGGCAAGTCGATAGAAGTGGTGATTGATGACAGGGGCCCATTTGGAGAGAATAGGGTGATCGACCTTTCTTGTGACGCATTTGCGGCCATTGCCAGTACATCAACGGGAGTCATTTCAGTAGTCGTAGAGAAGTAG